From Proteiniborus sp. MB09-C3, the proteins below share one genomic window:
- a CDS encoding hydrolase: MINVPEVIDEASGIRVNGKLIRSLVFSTDVAIIKNINADAVMAVYPFTPQPIITQAIMTAASVPVFCGVGGGITTGKRSVNLALHAEFQGAMGVVVNAPTANEVISELVSTIDIPVVVTVTTIKTDILERIKAGATILNVSGASKTPEIVAAIRKDFPDIPIIATGGPTDESILETIKAGANAITYTPPTSPALFSTLMQKYRGEL, translated from the coding sequence ATGATTAATGTACCTGAAGTAATCGATGAGGCATCTGGAATAAGAGTTAACGGAAAATTGATTCGTTCATTAGTATTTTCAACGGATGTTGCGATAATAAAAAATATAAACGCAGATGCAGTAATGGCAGTATATCCTTTTACCCCTCAGCCCATAATAACTCAGGCAATTATGACTGCTGCTTCTGTACCCGTTTTTTGTGGTGTGGGTGGCGGAATTACTACTGGCAAAAGATCTGTTAACCTTGCTTTACATGCTGAGTTTCAAGGGGCTATGGGCGTAGTAGTAAATGCGCCTACTGCAAATGAGGTAATAAGTGAATTAGTAAGTACTATTGATATACCTGTAGTCGTTACTGTTACTACAATTAAGACAGATATTTTAGAAAGGATTAAAGCAGGAGCCACTATATTAAATGTTTCTGGTGCAAGCAAAACTCCTGAAATTGTTGCTGCAATAAGAAAAGATTTTCCTGATATACCTATTATTGCAACAGGAGGCCCTACTGATGAAAGTATATTAGAGACTATAAAGGCAGGAGCTAATGCTATAACCTATACTCCGCCAACTTCACCTGCGTTATTCTCTACATTAATGCAAAAATACAGAGGAGAATTATAA